Proteins encoded together in one Maledivibacter sp. window:
- a CDS encoding rod shape-determining protein, producing MGLFNLFSKDIGIDLGTANTLVNVKGRGIVVREPSVVAIQGDTKDVLAVGLEAKKMIGRTPGNIIAIRPLKDGVIADFDTTQSMLKYFIKRANPKNSLIFRPRVLVCVPSGVTEVEKRAVIDATEQAGAKEAYLIEEPMAAAIGAGLPVAEPTGSMVVDIGGGTTEIAIISLGGIVTSKSVRIGGDEMDESIVRYIKKEYNLMIGERTAEETKINIGSAFPKAKEEKMDIRGRDLVTGLPKTLTITSTEILNALSEPVNAITEGIKITLEKTPPELASDIMEHGIMLTGGGALLDGLDRLIKEETGMPVMIADEPLDCVATGTGVALEDYDLLRRVFISPRRKV from the coding sequence ATGGGATTATTCAATTTATTTAGTAAAGATATAGGAATAGATTTAGGAACAGCTAATACATTAGTTAATGTTAAGGGAAGGGGTATTGTGGTTCGTGAACCATCGGTGGTAGCAATACAGGGTGATACTAAAGATGTTCTTGCCGTGGGGTTGGAAGCAAAAAAAATGATTGGTAGAACTCCTGGAAATATTATTGCCATTAGACCACTTAAAGATGGAGTTATTGCAGACTTTGATACAACGCAAAGTATGTTGAAATACTTTATAAAAAGAGCTAATCCTAAGAATTCGTTGATTTTTAGACCTAGGGTTTTAGTTTGTGTTCCTTCTGGGGTTACGGAGGTTGAGAAGAGAGCCGTGATTGATGCTACTGAGCAAGCTGGTGCTAAGGAAGCATATTTGATTGAAGAACCAATGGCTGCCGCTATAGGGGCAGGTTTACCCGTTGCTGAGCCTACAGGCAGCATGGTTGTTGACATTGGGGGAGGAACAACTGAAATTGCTATTATTTCTTTGGGTGGTATAGTTACCAGTAAGTCTGTCCGAATTGGTGGAGACGAAATGGATGAATCTATAGTCCGTTATATCAAAAAAGAATACAATCTTATGATAGGTGAAAGAACTGCTGAAGAAACTAAAATTAATATTGGTTCGGCTTTTCCTAAAGCTAAGGAAGAGAAAATGGATATTCGAGGACGAGATCTAGTTACTGGATTACCGAAAACCTTAACTATAACTTCAACTGAGATATTAAATGCTTTAAGTGAACCAGTAAATGCTATAACAGAAGGTATAAAGATTACTTTAGAAAAAACTCCACCGGAGCTTGCGTCGGATATAATGGAACACGGTATAATGCTTACGGGTGGGGGAGCGCTTTTGGATGGTTTAGATAGGCTTATAAAAGAAGAGACTGGTATGCCTGTGATGATAGCTGATGAACCCCTAGATTGTGTAGCCACAGGTACAGGGGTTGCATTAGAAGATTATGATTTACTTAGAAGAGTCTTCATATCTCCAAGAAGAAAAGTTTAA